One Pseudomonas rhizophila DNA window includes the following coding sequences:
- a CDS encoding bifunctional alpha/beta hydrolase/class I SAM-dependent methyltransferase has product MREAQELTFTTFDGVDLFYRHWPAVDAAPGEPRQAVLLFHRGHEHSGRIAHLVDELDLPGFDFFAWDARGHGQSPGARGDSPSFATSARDVQTLCDHIGATHQIDEQNIAVVAQSVGAVIASTWVHDYAPRIRSLVLASPAFKVKLYVPFARPGLALMRRFRGNFFVNSYVKAKFLSHDPERVASYDSDPLITKAISVNVLLGLYEAADRVVADAQAIQVPTQLLISGSDFVVQRKPQEQFFERLGSVHKEKHILPGFFHDTLGEKNRAPAIASARRFILQNFARPLDRPSLLDADRLGATCAESEALATPLPHNSLRDLYWRMTRASMRFGSKLSAGVKLGFDTGFDSGSTLDYVYRNRPTGTSALGRMIDQNYLNSIGWRGIRQRKLHVEELLRLAMGSLREQDREVRIVDIAAGHGRYILEALQGVSPLPESILLRDYSDINVRDGSALILEKGLGDIAQFVKGDAFDRPNLAALEPKPTLAVVSGLYELFADNQMVGDSLAGLAEAVEPGGFLVYTGQPWHPQLELIARALTSHRAGQAWVMRRRTQAEMDQLVEAAGFRKITLRVDEWGIFSVSLAQRVQ; this is encoded by the coding sequence TTCATCGGGGTCATGAACACTCCGGGCGCATTGCGCATCTGGTGGATGAGCTGGATTTGCCCGGGTTCGACTTCTTTGCCTGGGATGCACGCGGCCATGGCCAGTCGCCGGGCGCGCGCGGCGACAGTCCGAGTTTTGCCACCAGTGCGCGGGATGTGCAGACGCTTTGCGATCACATCGGCGCAACGCATCAGATCGACGAACAGAATATCGCCGTGGTGGCGCAGAGTGTCGGGGCGGTGATTGCGTCGACCTGGGTTCACGATTACGCGCCGCGCATTCGCTCGCTGGTGCTGGCGTCGCCGGCGTTCAAGGTCAAGCTTTACGTGCCTTTCGCTCGTCCGGGCCTGGCGCTGATGCGGCGGTTTCGCGGCAACTTTTTCGTCAACAGTTACGTCAAGGCGAAATTCCTCAGCCATGACCCGGAGCGGGTGGCGTCCTACGACAGCGATCCACTGATCACCAAGGCGATTTCGGTGAATGTGCTGCTGGGCCTGTACGAAGCCGCCGACCGCGTGGTGGCCGATGCCCAGGCGATTCAGGTGCCGACGCAGTTGTTGATCTCAGGTTCCGACTTTGTGGTGCAGCGCAAACCCCAGGAGCAGTTCTTCGAGCGGCTGGGCAGTGTGCACAAGGAGAAACACATTCTGCCGGGGTTCTTCCACGACACCCTCGGCGAGAAAAACCGAGCGCCGGCCATTGCCAGTGCCCGTCGGTTCATTCTGCAAAACTTTGCCCGCCCGCTGGACCGCCCTTCCCTGCTGGACGCTGATCGCCTGGGCGCGACCTGCGCCGAGTCCGAAGCCTTGGCGACGCCGCTGCCGCACAATTCGTTGCGCGACCTGTACTGGCGCATGACCCGCGCCAGCATGCGCTTTGGCAGCAAGTTGTCGGCTGGGGTGAAGTTGGGTTTCGACACCGGCTTCGACTCCGGCAGCACGCTGGATTACGTCTACCGCAATCGCCCCACCGGCACCTCGGCCCTGGGACGGATGATTGACCAGAATTACCTGAACTCCATCGGCTGGCGCGGGATTCGTCAGCGCAAGTTGCACGTCGAGGAGCTGCTGCGTTTGGCCATGGGCAGTTTGCGCGAGCAGGACCGCGAAGTGCGCATTGTCGACATCGCCGCGGGTCATGGCCGTTACATTCTCGAAGCGCTGCAAGGTGTCAGTCCGTTGCCGGAGTCGATCCTGCTGCGCGACTACAGCGACATCAACGTGCGGGACGGCAGTGCGCTGATTCTTGAGAAGGGCTTGGGCGATATCGCTCAGTTCGTCAAAGGTGATGCCTTTGATCGCCCGAATCTGGCGGCGCTGGAGCCCAAACCGACGCTCGCGGTGGTGTCCGGTTTGTATGAGTTGTTTGCCGATAATCAGATGGTCGGTGACTCCCTCGCCGGCCTGGCCGAGGCGGTGGAGCCTGGCGGATTCCTGGTCTACACCGGGCAGCCGTGGCACCCACAACTGGAACTGATCGCCCGCGCCCTCACCAGCCACCGCGCCGGGCAGGCCTGGGTGATGCGCAGGCGCACGCAGGCGGAGATGGATCAACTGGTGGAGGCGGCGGGTTTCCGCAAGATCACTTTGCGGGTCGATGAGTGGGGCATCTTCAGCGTTTCGCTGGCTCAGCGAGTGCAGTGA
- a CDS encoding phosphatase PAP2/dual specificity phosphatase family protein, translating to MSAVIAPTREPGLLKPAVLWLLLLAPLFFSTYGFATWVTSQRDDVGSLVFGWESYMPFMAWTIVPYWSIDLLYGLSLLLPNSREELKRHALRLLTAQAIAVSCFLIWPLRFTFARPEMDGVFGWLFDVLAGFDKPFNQAPSLHIALLVVLWVCYQRHLQGLWRWLMHGWFALIGVSVLTTYQHHFIDLPTGALAGWLCVWLWPLDRPSPLKNARVTADPARLRLALRYGLGAAAFFVPAFALGGAWLWLIWPAVAVLGVALNYLVFGADGFQKRADGRLSPAVRWLLAPYLAAAWINSRWWTRKHPQADQVADNVWLGRIPTPMELKDSAFTGVLDLCAEMSMDSTGIAYRALPVLDLTAPSAEQCLEAARMIENLRQHGPLLVCCALGYSRSASAVAAWLLHTGRAASVDAAIVQIQRARPQVVLHPAHRRALERLSTSTRNDHDQ from the coding sequence ATGAGCGCCGTCATCGCCCCGACCCGCGAGCCCGGCCTGTTGAAGCCGGCGGTGCTGTGGTTACTGCTGTTGGCGCCGTTGTTTTTCAGCACCTATGGCTTCGCCACTTGGGTGACGTCTCAGCGGGACGACGTGGGCAGCTTGGTGTTTGGTTGGGAAAGCTACATGCCGTTCATGGCCTGGACCATCGTGCCCTATTGGTCGATTGATCTGCTGTACGGCCTGTCCCTGCTGTTGCCCAACAGCCGCGAAGAACTCAAACGCCACGCCTTGCGTCTGCTCACGGCCCAGGCGATTGCGGTCAGTTGTTTTCTGATCTGGCCGTTGCGCTTCACCTTCGCCCGGCCGGAAATGGATGGGGTGTTCGGTTGGCTGTTCGACGTGCTGGCCGGGTTCGACAAGCCGTTCAATCAGGCACCGTCACTGCACATCGCGTTGTTGGTGGTGCTGTGGGTGTGTTATCAGCGGCACCTGCAAGGGCTCTGGCGTTGGCTGATGCACGGTTGGTTCGCGCTAATTGGCGTGTCGGTGCTGACCACGTATCAACATCACTTTATTGACCTGCCCACAGGTGCGTTGGCCGGGTGGTTGTGTGTCTGGTTGTGGCCGCTGGATCGGCCCAGCCCGCTGAAAAATGCGCGTGTGACCGCGGACCCGGCTCGTCTGCGATTGGCTTTGCGCTATGGTTTAGGGGCTGCGGCGTTTTTCGTTCCGGCGTTTGCCTTGGGTGGCGCGTGGCTCTGGTTGATCTGGCCGGCGGTGGCGGTGCTGGGGGTGGCGCTGAATTACCTGGTGTTCGGTGCCGATGGCTTTCAGAAGCGCGCGGATGGCCGATTGAGCCCGGCGGTGCGCTGGCTGTTGGCGCCTTACCTAGCGGCGGCGTGGATCAATTCCCGATGGTGGACGCGCAAGCATCCGCAGGCCGATCAGGTGGCCGATAACGTCTGGCTGGGGCGCATTCCCACGCCGATGGAATTGAAGGACAGTGCGTTTACCGGCGTGCTCGACCTTTGCGCCGAAATGTCCATGGACAGCACCGGCATCGCCTATCGCGCATTGCCGGTGCTTGACCTGACCGCGCCCAGTGCCGAGCAGTGCCTGGAAGCTGCACGGATGATCGAGAACCTTCGTCAGCATGGGCCGCTGCTGGTCTGCTGCGCCTTGGGTTATTCGCGCAGCGCCAGCGCTGTGGCCGCGTGGTTGTTGCACACTGGCCGGGCCGCCAGCGTCGATGCGGCCATCGTCCAAATCCAGCGGGCCCGCCCGCAGGTTGTTTTGCATCCGGCGCACCGTCGGGCGTTGGAACGGTTATCCACAAGCACGAGGAATGACCATGATCAGTGA